A genomic window from Candidatus Hydrogenedentota bacterium includes:
- a CDS encoding integrase core domain-containing protein — protein sequence MRPKSPNLNPQLERFMHSMKCECLNRMLFSGEKSLRKALTEFNAYYHEECNHHGLDNTFVVPGKEVGGTDKKVVCRNPSTACSATTTAKPLDQLPLVLSVSQANYAYAMRSKTVARTLAHETGKSRLKIKPTIGLKQPVSQGCEHRLNFLAIRVPCLGS from the coding sequence CTGCGACCCAAGAGCCCAAATTTGAATCCACAGCTGGAGCGCTTCATGCACAGCATGAAATGCGAATGCCTGAACCGGATGCTGTTCTCCGGTGAAAAGTCCCTGCGCAAGGCACTCACTGAATTCAATGCATACTATCACGAGGAATGCAATCATCATGGGCTCGACAACACTTTTGTTGTGCCGGGCAAAGAAGTCGGGGGAACCGATAAGAAAGTTGTCTGCCGTAACCCCTCGACGGCATGCTCCGCTACTACTACCGCCAAGCCGCTTGATCAACTCCCCCTCGTGCTTTCTGTTTCGCAGGCAAACTATGCTTACGCCATGCGTTCAAAGACAGTAGCACGAACCCTCGCGCACGAAACCGGCAAATCACGATTGAAAATCAAACCGACAATCGGTCTTAAACAGCCCGTCTCACAAGGCTGTGAGCATCGGCTGAATTTCCTTGCCATACGCGTTCCATGTCTGGGTTCGTGA
- a CDS encoding heparan-alpha-glucosaminide N-acetyltransferase domain-containing protein yields MTNPATGTRESKRIACIDQLRGYAIFGMLLVNARGLFFEPVKSHLEGSSIQGFFESCLYQISHHTTTFTYADTIAPLFVFVVGMGMRLSWLRRCEQLGVWETRKSLVKRYSMLVLIAFAIYAGWYWDALMDIGLAGLLAVMLIDKRPRTRVVAAFAFVAAFQCIHMFTSYGTWSVHGKFSLEDPKYVPLLVRLVPLNEALFGTSLNGGPLGPMSWVLLLLFGSHAYDLLAERNNKKFVLSCLGWGAGLCILAWVFSMEWLGVKAAWPFSARYMTVPFPLWAAGLCFFQVLAFYLICDRLNLAIPTFTSVGANPLIIYIVQSLFLDVAEDFAPEQLSLVVALVGFAVFWGIFAGAAYYMHRKRIYIKI; encoded by the coding sequence ATGACCAACCCGGCAACAGGTACTAGAGAATCGAAGCGAATTGCATGTATCGATCAACTTCGCGGCTATGCGATTTTCGGCATGCTGCTGGTCAATGCCAGAGGGCTCTTCTTCGAACCCGTGAAATCCCACCTAGAAGGATCAAGCATACAGGGTTTCTTCGAGTCATGCCTTTATCAGATAAGTCACCACACGACTACGTTTACCTATGCCGACACGATCGCTCCCTTGTTTGTGTTTGTCGTCGGCATGGGCATGCGGTTGTCGTGGTTACGGAGATGCGAGCAGCTTGGTGTCTGGGAGACGCGGAAGTCCCTCGTCAAGCGATATTCCATGCTGGTGCTTATAGCCTTTGCCATCTACGCCGGATGGTATTGGGATGCCCTGATGGATATCGGCCTGGCGGGGCTGCTCGCCGTCATGCTGATTGACAAGAGGCCTCGCACACGCGTTGTCGCCGCCTTTGCCTTTGTTGCTGCGTTCCAATGCATCCACATGTTCACCTCCTATGGGACGTGGTCGGTTCACGGCAAATTCTCGCTGGAAGACCCAAAGTACGTGCCCTTACTTGTACGTCTTGTCCCCTTGAACGAGGCGCTGTTTGGGACAAGCCTAAACGGCGGCCCGCTGGGTCCGATGAGTTGGGTGCTGTTACTGCTGTTTGGCTCCCATGCTTACGATCTATTGGCGGAACGAAACAACAAGAAGTTCGTGCTCAGTTGCCTTGGCTGGGGAGCGGGACTGTGTATTCTCGCATGGGTATTTAGCATGGAATGGCTCGGTGTGAAGGCGGCCTGGCCGTTCTCGGCCCGGTACATGACTGTGCCTTTCCCGTTGTGGGCGGCGGGGCTTTGCTTTTTCCAGGTGCTGGCGTTCTACCTCATTTGCGATAGGCTCAATCTCGCAATTCCGACCTTCACATCTGTTGGCGCGAACCCGCTGATCATCTACATCGTCCAGAGCCTGTTCCTCGACGTCGCCGAGGACTTTGCTCCCGAACAATTGTCGTTAGTCGTCGCTCTTGTCGGCTTCGCAGTCTTCTGGGGCATCTTCGCCGGCGCGGCTTACTACATGCACCGGAAGAGAATCTACATTAAGATCTGA
- a CDS encoding lysophospholipid acyltransferase family protein, with translation MTDDSTGALAAPRVKAVRPLRVVTRLCALLAWTVICYLAVCASLPVRVFSRPLVRKLHRWFAVRWACGVGAITGMRVQVHGRPPQKPCFLVSNHVVWTDGFAMIRFFDCTYVSMAEIQTMPIVRTIIRGLEPIFVYRKREDTPRVVGLMVETLKSGGSIFMCPEAIVSPGREIRRFRGALLEAAVITGMPVYCATITYRTPDDCPPPSQCILFGPDPYFRTPDGEIPESELAVWGPERSIKRYLMRFLSVSSYTVVITFGEHPINGTDKFELADALRDAVRARFTPVK, from the coding sequence ATGACAGATGATTCGACGGGTGCCCTTGCCGCGCCTCGCGTGAAGGCCGTCCGTCCCTTGCGCGTTGTCACGCGGCTGTGCGCCCTGCTCGCGTGGACGGTAATCTGCTACCTCGCGGTCTGTGCCAGCCTCCCCGTGCGCGTGTTCTCGAGGCCGCTCGTGCGCAAGCTGCACCGATGGTTTGCGGTCCGTTGGGCCTGCGGAGTCGGGGCCATTACCGGGATGCGGGTCCAAGTGCACGGCCGTCCCCCGCAGAAGCCCTGCTTTCTCGTGTCCAATCACGTCGTCTGGACAGACGGATTCGCCATGATTCGGTTCTTCGACTGCACTTACGTCAGCATGGCCGAGATCCAGACCATGCCCATCGTGCGAACAATCATCCGCGGTCTCGAACCCATCTTCGTGTACCGCAAGCGCGAAGACACCCCCCGCGTGGTCGGCCTCATGGTGGAAACGCTCAAGAGCGGCGGCAGCATCTTCATGTGCCCGGAGGCCATCGTGTCGCCCGGCCGCGAGATCCGCCGGTTTCGAGGCGCGCTGCTCGAGGCCGCCGTCATTACCGGCATGCCGGTCTATTGCGCCACGATTACCTATCGCACGCCCGACGACTGCCCCCCTCCGTCGCAGTGTATCCTGTTCGGCCCGGATCCCTACTTCCGCACGCCGGACGGCGAGATCCCGGAATCCGAGCTGGCCGTCTGGGGGCCGGAGCGCTCCATAAAGCGCTACCTTATGCGGTTTCTGAGCGTCTCCTCGTATACCGTCGTGATCACGTTTGGCGAGCACCCCATCAACGGCACGGACAAGTTCGAGCTTGCCGACGCGCTGCGCGATGCGGTTCGCGCGCGGTTCACGCCGGTGAAGTGA